The Arcobacter roscoffensis genome segment ACTTCAACTTTTTTCACCTGCTTTTTTTCAAACACAAGATAAAAAGTTCAAAAGAATGCAATTAATGTTTTTTAAAAAAGATGCACAAGCTTATTGTGATAATTTTTTAGAAAATATTGCATATCCACAAAAAAAAGACACATCTAAATATTTTAAATTAGGTACTTACGAAGAGCTTGAAGAACTTTTAATGTATGAGTGGTGTGAGGAAAAGCTTCAAGTACTTTTAGACAAAGGTGTAAAGATTGAAGTTTATCTTGGTCAAAAAGATAAGATTATTGATTCAAAAAAAGCAAATGATTTTTTTAAAGATTATGCAACAGTATATTATATAAAAGAAAAAGGACATATTTTATGAGTGAAAAACAAATAGCAAAAATAGGAATTATTACAGCATCTGATAGAGCTAGTAAAGGAATTTATGAAGATATTAGTGGAAAAGCTATTGAAGAGACAATGAATGATTATTTAACATCACCCTGGGAACCTGTATACAGATGTATTGAAGATGATCAAAAAACTATTGAAGATACTATGAAAGATTTAGTTGATAATCAGGGCTGTTGTTTAGTAGTAACAACAGGAGGAACTGGACCTGCTGCAAGAGATGTAACACCAGAAGCTACTGAAGCTGTATGTGATAGAATGATGCCAGGTTTTGGAGAACTTATGAGAGCTGAGTCTTTAAAGTTTGTACCAACTGCAATTTTATCAAGACAAACAGCAGGATTAAGAGGAAGTTCATTGATTGTAAATTTGCCAGGTAAACCAAAATCAATTAGAGAATGTTTAGATGCTGTATTTCCTGCGATTCCATATTGTATCGATTTGATGGAAGGACCTTTTTTAGAGTGTAATGAAGAGGTAATAAAGCCTTTTAGACCAAAAAAGAAGTAAATTATATGTAAAATGTACATATAATGTACTTAT includes the following:
- the bioV gene encoding pimelyl-ACP methyl ester esterase BioV translates to MKTSKSFYSGFCLENEQELFSEYLIENDFTISGFSYGAIKAFEEALKTSSRVDKLQLFSPAFFQTQDKKFKRMQLMFFKKDAQAYCDNFLENIAYPQKKDTSKYFKLGTYEELEELLMYEWCEEKLQVLLDKGVKIEVYLGQKDKIIDSKKANDFFKDYATVYYIKEKGHIL
- the mog gene encoding molybdopterin adenylyltransferase, coding for MSEKQIAKIGIITASDRASKGIYEDISGKAIEETMNDYLTSPWEPVYRCIEDDQKTIEDTMKDLVDNQGCCLVVTTGGTGPAARDVTPEATEAVCDRMMPGFGELMRAESLKFVPTAILSRQTAGLRGSSLIVNLPGKPKSIRECLDAVFPAIPYCIDLMEGPFLECNEEVIKPFRPKKK